A region from the Achromobacter seleniivolatilans genome encodes:
- a CDS encoding M15 family metallopeptidase, with protein MSQFQLSQRSLIRLVGVHPDLIAVVQLAIQRTDVDFTVVEGVRTLAQQREYVTKGASQTMNSYHLPQADGLGHAVDLAPLVRGVIPWNDWQSFANLARVVKDCAAVLGVPVEWGGDWKSFKDGPHFQIPRDWRGQA; from the coding sequence ATGAGTCAATTCCAACTTTCACAGCGCAGCTTGATTCGTTTGGTCGGCGTCCATCCGGACCTGATCGCGGTTGTGCAGTTAGCGATCCAGCGAACGGATGTGGACTTTACTGTCGTGGAGGGTGTACGGACGCTGGCGCAGCAGCGCGAGTACGTCACGAAAGGCGCCAGCCAGACGATGAACAGCTACCACCTTCCGCAGGCCGATGGTCTCGGCCACGCCGTCGACCTGGCTCCGCTGGTGCGGGGCGTTATCCCTTGGAACGACTGGCAGTCCTTCGCCAATCTCGCCAGAGTGGTGAAGGACTGCGCCGCAGTGCTAGGTGTGCCGGTTGAGTGGGGCGGCGACTGGAAGTCGTTCAAGGACGGTCCGCACTTCCAGATCCCGCGCGATTGGCGAGGCCAGGCATGA
- a CDS encoding SGNH/GDSL hydrolase family protein has translation MNAGDRWIYVGDSTSAGIFIGSPPVRQSAENLITTNLAKNTGCYIQNLSWGGARVADGNVPMFGWASNFSTILRVSGPPVAKGLIIALGTNDWAQTSVSGAEFIASYRGMVRAAKFHGLAVVGMTPLWRSDGANRPMKADGAWNIVEWGGLIADICSQEGAKFINGYEAPLTPANFGDGVHPDEAGHLLWEPYVRTKMQGFNYMN, from the coding sequence ATGAATGCCGGAGACCGTTGGATATACGTGGGCGACTCCACCAGTGCTGGCATCTTTATCGGATCGCCTCCAGTGCGCCAGTCTGCTGAAAATCTGATTACGACCAACCTTGCCAAAAACACCGGCTGCTACATCCAAAACCTATCTTGGGGTGGTGCGCGGGTAGCGGACGGCAATGTGCCAATGTTTGGCTGGGCGTCCAATTTCTCCACGATCTTGAGAGTGTCAGGGCCTCCGGTGGCGAAGGGTCTGATCATCGCCCTAGGTACGAATGACTGGGCGCAGACAAGCGTGAGTGGCGCAGAATTTATCGCCTCTTATCGGGGGATGGTGCGCGCCGCAAAATTTCACGGCTTGGCTGTGGTAGGCATGACGCCACTCTGGCGGTCTGACGGTGCCAACCGGCCAATGAAAGCCGACGGCGCGTGGAATATCGTTGAGTGGGGCGGCCTCATCGCCGACATTTGCAGCCAGGAAGGGGCGAAATTTATCAACGGGTATGAGGCGCCGCTAACACCGGCCAACTTTGGTGACGGTGTGCATCCTGATGAGGCAGGGCATCTTCTTTGGGAACCGTACGTTCGAACAAAGATGCAGGGCTTCAACTATATGAACTGA
- a CDS encoding holin: MNDWERTLAWLAGVGALVAVGRALTNKEALSWRVVVGRVILGSALSMVVFLLLIPYPEAPLPVLVGAGAALGILGEQVLELAARRLISFKLGGDPK; encoded by the coding sequence ATGAACGATTGGGAAAGAACCCTCGCATGGCTGGCCGGCGTGGGCGCACTGGTAGCAGTGGGCCGGGCGCTGACAAATAAAGAGGCGCTGTCTTGGCGTGTTGTCGTCGGCCGCGTGATTCTGGGAAGCGCGCTATCGATGGTGGTGTTCTTGTTGCTGATTCCCTATCCAGAAGCGCCGTTGCCCGTTCTTGTGGGCGCAGGCGCAGCTTTGGGGATTCTTGGCGAACAGGTACTGGAATTGGCCGCGCGGCGGCTCATTTCCTTCAAGCTTGGAGGCGACCCGAAATGA